The following are from one region of the Bactrocera oleae isolate idBacOlea1 chromosome 6, idBacOlea1, whole genome shotgun sequence genome:
- the LOC106624799 gene encoding ankyrin repeat and BTB/POZ domain-containing protein 2 isoform X1, with the protein MYCGKDCSCSLCRELRNYKPAKPTKRPAPRPPTSLFGRFNENFILRRRSTNNSFKTFQPQSLKCSEMFQQRVAATTPNVYSEQPSPHAAPQQQQANTAVATDVTRGNKPAAPPKPNHKVVIYFGDSIANRGKHNVGETAKDVVQAAQLLDDTAPNVVAPKQDSAECLGSKCVNDDDLPSYIESVQNGVINIKIEGNYQRASALVQTVAKPTLATVHVLAEAEQLAGGVEDNASQQSCDSCDWSFVQEWRARPTGNMRGDMPVVFSPQPTNSQLHCPVSSPTTTGLPHQNQISVVPSSPSTGTTMTATSAPLNTSNGLSSSTGRIQSPAVATPAPRISKEVAQRFNSAVCGAPNMVVSSQTAHSIVPNTTINIRNVSSPPQAPSKPAPHRTLAAPARLTVQSTPIKSQPPMLSGNLSPQQPQPQQPVTTQQKFSSNDKRPLPLSLDLSNCSIGIPTSDSTCANVTPSGGGYQRNTHAKASATSTRTHHHEFRALQRVQECHSSSDENRSSGHASMSDTGGHGSSSPGGGVALGPLPEDRLAAAVTNRSTRSRTSTNHSRARHRATPATKAPWSGSGLEDIKLAIQQLTMRSQTSTSTYSSLSAGSESSEPARRLGRYSSLETVNTNVTNADEFVWVDSHNRLVELQHPPWSQHCIMRVIRNGRCKEQAERVSVDTIPRLGYLLQRALVRIAREVQRLSACLGLCSKQEVATAYKIVLCPALADSCIKACLRAAAMFAVTGDSTLKQSKSARAGLQLPVGRFHRWMADARLGKFIHEYAAVYLCAGMENLLEELLLQSFPADSSSQFTTATLDQSIAHSGDLWGLLQPFAHLNAGRIASGALTMPRWASLSSLGSGTQKSGSSGANSNVSLEPCLLTTCVGSITELKDLTLRAQQKFQHTALSNAALSTLFYFMRCSQLEHSDFSGAPSSSSGSAGGSSQNVQELCYERAYVVLPPLVEWLRVASAHAEYRHAVMIDKDDIMQAARLLLPGVDCPMRPIGHEEELPTKKTHFSHPGSTTPIALSISEDTTELGKRATITLAFKLMLTARAELMAQAANLLPPTTRYDTLNHAGLTALMIAAIRNDEVAIQALLDAGCDPNVEVPPVGQPNFPGVHPDTQHWTAVTFAASRANYLALRLLLERGGKVEGGARLSEEKPTLTPLQVACGSGNVEVISLLLAHGANAFLSTQQKDTMCFAGGSAQRGSYCAISVTAAHGQRACLRKLLSHPMSPGSKDVLSLEEMLAEGEPVGNATRGAACTSNAGGDRISAELPLTLNKTQIKSLQEAMYHSAENNHLDITIELRTLGVPWTLHCWMHALAAAHELRLDAVIDQLLQDFLQVCPDDYSAQFVSECLPLLFNIFRYSKNEGTTLLLADIFATCFGWETIKPIKEAPMQSVNSSRIDPKFVNNPELSDVTFRVEGKIFYGHKIVLVTASPRFQSMLSSKLSDGNTPTVQINDIRYHIFQLVMHYLYSGGCATLEVSNADVLELMAAASFFQLEGFLRYTESRCSEMIDIDNVVAMYIHAKVYNANKLLEYCQGFLLQNMVALLTYDDSVKRLLFAKKIPNHDVLSGLLHTLQQRIKQRKPMGVGNFRQQLSSPPPGTAGAHLLSTSMGNNVGGSLGAAKK; encoded by the exons ATGTATTGCGGTAAAGACTGCAGCTGCAGCTTGTGTCGCGAACTGCGCAATTACAAGCCCGCCAAGCCAACAAAACGGCCTGCGCCACGCCCACCCACTTCATTATTCGGACGCTTTAACGAAAATTTCATACTGCGTCGCCGCAGCACAAACAATTCCTTCAAGACATTCCAGCCACAGTCATTGAAATGCAGCGAAATGTTTCAGCAGCGCGTCGCCGCGACTACGCCGAACGTCTACTCTGAACAGCCATCACCGCATGCCGCGCCACAGCAACAGCAAGCAAATACTGCTGTGGCAACAGATGTGACACGCGGCAACAAACCGGCGGCGCCACCCAAACCCAATCACAAGGTTGTCATCTACTTCGGCGACTCGATTGCCAATCGCGGCAAACACAATGTGGGCGAGACGGCCAAGGACGTGGTGCAAGCCGCACAGCTGTTGGATGATACTGCGCCTAATGTAGTGGCGCCAAAGCAAGACAGCGCGGAGTGCTTAGGCTCGAAGTGTGTGAATGATGATGATTTGCCCTCCTACATCGAGAGCGTGCAGAATGGTGTGATTAACATCAAGATTGAAGGCAACTATCAGCGCGCCAGCGCCTTAGTGCAGACGGTAGCAAAACCAACGCTCGCCACGGTGCATGTGTTGGCTGAGGCGGAGCAGTTGGCTGGCGGCGTCGAGGACAATGCGAGCCAGCAGTCATGTGACTCGTGCGATTGGAGCTTTGTACAGGAGTGGCGCGCACG ACCGACTGGCAACATGCGCGGCGACATGCCCGTGGTATTCAGCCCGCAACCAACAAATTCGCAACTACACTGCCCCGTCAGCTCGCCAACAACAACGGGCTTGCCACATCAAAACCAAATTAGCGTCGTGCCCTCATCGCCATCCACCGGTACCACAATGACTGCCACCTCCGCGCCGCTCAATACATCAAATGGTTTGAGTTCCTCCACTGGCCGCATACAAAGTCCCGCTGTGGCAACACCAGCGCCACGCATCTCCAAGGAGGTGGCGCAACGTTTTAATAGTGCCGTTTGTGGCGCGCCCAATATGGTGGTCAGCTCACAGACCGCGCACAGTATTGTGCCCAATACTACAATCAATATAAGAAACGTAAGCAGTCCACCTCAAGCGCCTAGTAAACCGGCGCCGCATCGCACCTTGGCGGCACCAGCACGGCTTACGGTGCAAAGTACGCCTATCAAATCGCAGCCGCCCATGTTGAGTGGCAATCTGTCACCACAGCAACCACAACCTCAACAGCCGGTCACAACACAACAAAAGTTCAGCAGCAACGACAAGCGTCCGCTGCCATTATCATTGGATTTGAGCAATTGCAGCATCGGCATACCAACATCTGATTCGACCTGTGCGAACGTGACTCCCAGTGGTGGAGGCTATCAGCGCAATACGCACGCAAAGGCAAGCGCGACTAGCACGCGCACACATCATCATGAATTTCGGGCGCTGCAACGCGTACAGGAGTGTCATAGCTCGTCGGATGAGAATCGCTCATCGGGTCATGCGAGTATGTCGGATACTGGAGGTCATGGCAGTTCCTCACCTGGTGGTGGAGTAGCATTAGGACCGTTACCGGAAGATCGACTTGCCGCCGCTGTCACTAACCGTAGTACGCGTTCTCGCACAAGCACAAATCATTCGCGTGCACGCCATCGTGCCACCCCAGCGACTAAGGCACCATGGAGCGGTAGTGGTTTGGAGGATATAAAATTGGCCATACAACAGCTGACAATGCGTTCGCAAACGAGCACGAGCACTTACAGCAGTCTCAGCGCCGGTTCGGAGAGCTCAGAACCCGCGCGCCGCTTAGGTCGCTACTCGTCGCTGGAAACAGTAAATACGAATGTGACAAACGCTGACGAGTTTGTCTGGGTGGACTCACATAATCGACTAGTAGAGTTACAACATCCACCATGGAGCCAACACTGTATAATGCGCGTAATACGAAATGGACGTTGCAAGGAGCAAGCAGAACGAGTTTCAGTGGACACCATTCCACGCTTAGGATACCTGCTGCAACGTGCATTGGTGCGTATTGCACGTGAGGTGCAGCGACTATCCGCCTGCTTAGGTCTGTGTTCAAAACAAGAAGTCGCAACCGCATACAAGATAGTGCTTTGTCCGGCACTGGCGGACTCTTGCATTAAGGCTTGTCTACGCGCCGCAGCAATGTTCGCTGTAACAGGTGACAGCACCTTAAAACAAAGCAAGTCAGCACGCGCTGGGCTTCAGCTACCCGTAGGACGCTTTCATCGTTGGATGGCCGACGCGCGTTTGGGGAAATTTATACACGAGTACGCGGCAGTATACCTATGTGCTGGGATGGAAAATCTTCTCGAGGAGTTATTGTTGCAAAGCTTTCCTGCAGATTCATCTAGCCAATTTACCACAGCAACACTGGATCAGTCTATTGCTCATTCCGGTGACCTGTGGGGTCTTCTACAGCCCTTCGCACACTTGAATGCAGGACGCATAGCATCAGGAGCACTCACTATGCCAAGGTGGGCAAGTCTGTCATCACTTGGCTCGGGCACTCAAAAGAGCGGCAGTTCGGGCGCCAATAGCAATGTCTCGCTGGAGCCTTGTCTGCTAACGACATGCGTCGGGAGCATAACTGAACTAAAAGACTTGACTTTGCGCGCTCAACAAAAGTTTCAACACACAGCTCTGTCTAATGCTGCGCTCTCCACACTGTTTTACTTCATGCGCTGCTCGCAATTAGAACACAGTGATTTTAGTGGCGCGCCTTCTAGCTCCAGCGGTAGCGCGGGCGGCAGCAGTCAAAATGTGCAAGAGCTATGCTATGAACGTGCATACGTGGTTTTGCCACCATTAGTGGAATGGTTGCGAGTTGCCTCGGCTCACGCGGAATATCGACACGCTGTCATGATAGATAAAGACGATATCATGCAAGCAGCGCGCCTACTTTTACCAGGTGTTGACTGTCCAATGCGACCGATTGGCCACGAAGAGGAGCTTCCTACAAAAAAGACACATTTCTCACACCCTGGTTCAACTACCCCCATAGCATTGAGCATTAGTGAAGATACCACAGAGTTGGGCAAACGCGCCACCATCACGCTTGCCTTTAAACTCATGCTTACTGCACGCGCTGAGTTAATGGCACAGGCGGCAAATTTATTGCCACCCACCACGCGTTATGACACACTGAATCACGCGGGATTGACAGCGCTTATGATCGCCGCAATACGCAATGACGAGGTGGCCATACAGGCGCTACTCGATGCCGGTTGTGATCCAAATGTGGAAGTGCCACCAGTCGGTCAACCGAACTTTCCTGGTGTACATCCAGATACGCAACATTGGACGGCAGTAACATTCGCCGCAAGTCGTGCCAATTACTTGGCTTTGCGTCTGCTACTGGAAAGGGGTGGCAAGGTTGAAGGTGGTGCACGACTAAGTGAAGAAAAACCAACGCTGACGCCACTGCAAGTGGCATGCGGATCTGGCAATGTCGAGGTCATTTCGCTGCTGCTAGCACATGGCGCCAACGCATTTCTCTCCACGCAACAGAAAGACACAATGTGCTTTGCGGGTGGCTCAGCTCAGCGGGGCTCTTATTGCGCCATCTCTGTGACCGCAGCGCATGGCCAGCGCGCTTGTCTCCGCAAACTACTCTCCCATCCAATGTCACCGGGAAGCAAAGACGTGCTTTCGCTCGAGGAAATGCTAGCTGAAGGTGAACCGGTAGGTAATGCGACGCGGGGTGCAGCATGCACGAGCAATGCGGGCGGTGACCGCATAAGCGCCGAGCTACCACTCACATTAAATAAGACACAAATCAAAAGTTTGCAGGAGGCAATGTATCACAGCGCCGAAAATAATCATTTGG ATATTACAATAGAGCTGCGCACTTTGGGCGTACCCTGGACACTACACTGCTGGATGCACGCACTGGCGGCGGCGCACGAGTTGCGCTTGGATGCTGTTATCGACCAACTGCTGCAGGATTTCTTGCAAGTCTGTCCGGATGACTACAGCGCGCAGTTCGTGAGCGAGTGTTTACCGTTGCTCTTCAACATATTTCGCTATAGCAAAAATGAGGGCACAACACTGCTGCTAGCCGACATTTTCGCCACTTGCTTTGGCTGGGAGACCATCAAGCCAATAAAGGAGGCGCCAATGCAATCGGTGAACAGCTCGCGCATAGACCCCAAATTTGTCAATAATCCAGAATTGAGCGATGTCACATTTAG AGTGGAGGGCAAGATATTCTATGGACACAAAATAGTGCTTGTCACCGCCTCGCCGCGTTTCCAGAGCATGCTCAGCTCCAAGCTGAGCGATGGAAACACGCCCACAGTGCAGATCAACGACATTCGCTACCACATCTTCCAATTGGTCATGCACTATCTGTACAGCGGTGGTTGCGCCACATTGGAGGTTAGTAACGCTGATGTTTTGGAGCTGATGGCGGCGGCAAGCTTCTTCCAGCTGGAAGGTTTCTTGCGCTACACTGAATCACGCTGCTCTGAGATGATCGACATCGACAATGTGGTGGCCATGTACATACACGCGAAG GTCTACAATGCCAACAAGCTACTCGAGTACTGCCAAGGTTTCTTGCTGCAGAACATGGTCGCACTTCTCACCTACGACGACTCCGTCAAGCGCTTGCTCTTCGCCAAAAAGATACCCAATCACGATGTGCTCTCCGGCCTACTGCACACGCTGCAACAACGCATCAAACAGCGCAAGCCCATGGGCGTGGGCAATTTCCGCCAGCAGCTCAGCTCGCCGCCACCAGGCACCGCAGGCGCTCATCTATTGAGCACAAGCATGGGCAATAACGTCGGTGGCAGTCTGGGTGCCGCCAAGAAATAG
- the Cpr78E gene encoding endocuticle structural glycoprotein SgAbd-2, whose product MFRYFCFTALLTLACAAPVDEQVMVTEPIMELRTPPMDNMGPVVVTEMEPRVPVIGIMDAGLQQSTDGAYNFHYRGEDGSFRQESAVVINPGTEYQYLKISGSYSYFDANGKEVVVHYNADDRGFVPEGNNIMPQISTAAKMNSQLPRVVEKPRPQESNVPHVSNVPHVSNDPQVSTVSNVPHVSQVPVMGSVWNSQVMQV is encoded by the exons ATGTTCCGATAC TTCTGTTTTACAGCATTGCTGACGCTTGCATGCGCCGCACCCGTCGATGAGCAGGTAATGGTTACCGAGCCCATTATGGAGCTGCGGACGCCACCGATGGATAATATGGGCCCGGTTGTAGTGACAGAGATGGAACCTCGCGTACCCGTTATTGGCATTATGGACGCGGGACTGCAGCAATCCACAGATGGCGCTTATAACTTCCATTATCGCGGCGAGGACGGCTCCTTTCGGCAGGAGAGCGCAGTGGTCATCAATCCAGGCACTGAATATCAGTACCTGAAGATAAGTGGCAGCTACTCGTACTTCGACGCCAACGGCAAGGAGGTGGTGGTGCATTATAATGCCGACGATCGCGGCTTCGTGCCCGAGGGCAATAACATAATGCCGCAAATTTCGACAGCGGCGAAGATGAACAGCCAACTGCCGCGCGTGGTGGAGAAGCCAAGACCACAAGAATCGAATGTTCCGCATGTTTCAAATGTTCCGCATGTTTCGAATGATCCACAGGTTTCGACTGTTTCGAATGTTCCGCATGTTTCGCAAGTTCCCGTTATGGGCAGCGTTTGGAATAGTCAAGTTATGCAGGTGTAG